In Nocardia sp. XZ_19_385, the sequence CGTGGCCCGCGCCGACGGCGTCACCCAGGGTTCGGAGATCGCCATTCCGGCCAAGCCCGGCCAGGCGTTCGTGGTGAAGGAACGGCGGCTGCCCGGCACCTACACCGTCGACGCGGTCGCCGTGGACGGCAGCACCGGGCAGGTCACCGACCGGCTCGCCTACGCCGATTGGCCCCTGATGGCCAAGCTCACCAACTGGGGCATCGCCTTCCACATGGGCCTGCTGTTCGGCCTGCCGAACCAGCTGCTGCTGCTGGTGGCGATGGTCGGGCTGATCTTCGTGATCTGCTACGGCTACCGAATGTGGTGGCAGCGCAGACCCACCCGGGGCGGTTCGGCGTTCGGCCGGGCGCCGCGCCGAGGCGTGCTGCGCAAGACCTCGCCGTGGATCACGGTGCCGCTCGTCGTGGCGGCCGCCGGTATCGGCTGGTTCATACCACTCGTCGGCCTCAGCCTAGTCGCCTTCCTGGTCGTCGACGTGCTCGTCGGTCTGACGCAACGCGCACGCCCCACCTCCGCGTAACTCCCCCCACCGCCCCAGTACCTCAGGGTGAACGCCGAGCGAAGCGAGGCAAGCCCGAAGCAGTGCGGCACCGGGGAAGCGAAGCGCCCCCGGTGCCCCTCCGGACTCAGTAGGCGGGACGAAAGCCGAGCGCCAGCGAGGCTTCGTCCCGACTACTACTCGTCGGATTCCACCGGCACCTGATCCGGGACCACCGGCCGGAGCGCGGCCCAGCCGATGAACAGCAGTCCGGCGGCGAGCATGCCCAGACCGGCCCACAGGTTGATGTTCCAGTCGCCGGTCTTGGCCTTCTCCGCGGCGGTATTGGCGACCAGCCCGGTGATGGTGAGGATGATGCCGTAGAGAGCCAGCAGCGCGCCGACGATGGTGCGGATGTCGAAAAGCATTGCGGGACTCCTTTATCCGGCGAGCACGTTGAGGACGATGACGAGTACCAGCGCGATCCCCGCGAGCAGGACGGGGCGCTGGTACCAGGGCAGCGAGGCCTGTTCCGGGTCGGTGCGCATCTCCTCGGGAGTTTCGGAGTACACCAGGCCGACCAGCTCGGCCGCGGGCTTGGGCTGCGTCACCATGGTGACGGCGACGCTGACCACGATGTCGACGGCGAAGGCGACACCGGCGGCCACGAAGCTGGCGCCCTGGCCGGACAGGGTGAACACGCCCGCCTCGTGCATCAGGAAAACGGTTACGGCGGACAGCGTTCCGCAGACCAAGCCCATCCAGCCCGCGGTCGGCGTCATCCGTTTCCAGAACATGCCGAGGATGAACGTCGCGAACAGCGGGGCGTTGAAGAAGCTGAACAGTGTCTGCAGGTAGTCCATGATGTTGCTGAAGTTGCCGGCGATCATCGCGGTGAAGATCGCCGCGAAGGTGGCGCCGACGGTCGCCATGCGCCCGACGGTCAGGTAGTAGTGATCGGGTTTTTCCTTGACCACGTACTGCTGCCACAGGTCGAAGCTGAACACGGTGTTGAAGGCGGAGATGTTGGCCGCCATACCCGCCATGAACGCCGCGAGCAGACCCGCCAGGCCGACGCCCAGCAGCCCGTTCGGCAGCACCTCTTTCATCAGGTACAGCAGCGCGTCGTTGTACTTGACGTCTCCGCTGTAGTCCGGATCCGCCGCCTTGGCCTGCTTGAACTCCGCCATCTGCGGCACCAGCACCGCGCTGATCATGCCGGGGATCACCACGATCAGCGGGATGAACATCTTCGGGTACGCGCCGAGGATGGGTGTGCGCCGCGCCGCCGAGATCGAGTGCGTCGCCAGGGCGCGCTGCACCTCGACGAAGTTGGTGGTCCAGTACCCGAACGACAGCACGAACCCGAGCCCGAACACGATGCCCAGCACCGACAGGAAGTTGTCGGTGAATCCGCTGAGCTCGTTGCCCGGCCACGAACTCAACTGTGCCGAGCCGCCCGGTGACCCGGAAACCTTGTCCTTCAAGCCGTCCCAGCCGCCGACCCGGTGCAGACCGACCAGCGTCAGCGGCAGCAGCGCCGCCACGATGACGAAGAACTGCAGCACCTCGTTGTAGATCGCGGCCGAGAGCCCGCCGAGGGTGATGTAGGACAGCACGACTACCGCCGCGACGATCACCGAGATCCACAGCGGCCAGCCGAGCAGCACGTTCACGATGGATCCGAGCAGATACAGGTTCACGCCCGCGATGAGCACCTGCGCGATCGCGAAACTCAGCGCGTTCACCAGATGTGCGCCGGTGCCGAACCGCCGGCGCATGAACTCCGGCACGCTGCGCACCTTGGAGCCGTAGTAGAACGGCATCATCACCACGCCGAGGAACAGCATGGCCGGCACCGCGCCGATCCAGAAGTAGTGGAAGGTCGGGAACCCGAACTGGGCGCCGTTGGCCGACATTCCCATGATCTCGACCGCGCCGAGGTTCGCGGAGATGAACGCCAGACCGGTCACCCACGCGGGCAGCGACCGCCCCGACAGGAAGAAGTCGATACTGCTGGACACCCTCGACCTGGCCAGCAGGCCGATCCCGAGGACGAACACGAAGTACAAGGCGACCAGCGCGTAGTCGACCGGCGCGGCGTCCAGCCGCAGTTGCCCGTCGGCCAAAAACTGTCCAGTCGAAGCGGTTACGTTCACGGGTGAGTCGGCAAGCGGCACAGCGTCGTCCCTCCTGGCGGTGAAACCTGGCGTCGAGCATGGTCCTGCGAGTGCGGTTCCCGCCGGACATTCTCGGCTGCCATCTACTGTGCGCGCCCGCGCCGCGCCGCAAGACCACATTCGGCGATAAAGCTGGTCAGTTGGTTAGTGACGCCCGGGACGGTCCCGCGCCGTTCGAACAACCGTCCTATGACGTGACCAATCCCACACGAAAACCCTACGGCGGCAACGGTATCGGAGCCGTCCCCAGCGACACGCCGGGTGAGCATTGGATTCTCCGAGACCCCGCGCGGGATCGCGGATCGTGACGCAGAGTCAATTTGACGCAAAATCGACCTGCAAAATGGGTCGGATGTTTCAGTGGGAGGGCACTATGATTCACACAACCCCACGCAGCGGCTTACTCGGGCTGCAGTGGATCGATCGACGACTACGCCCGCCCCTCGGCCGGATACGCGCCGCACATACCGGCGTGCCCTCCGACGACGGGGCGCCACTGACGATCGAGATCGGCGCCGCGACCGGGGTCGGGCCGACGATGATGTCGGCTTTCGATGCGGCGCTTCGTGAGCTGGGAGTGGGTGATGCCAACTTGATTCGGCTGTCCTCCGTGATCCCGCCACGCGCCGTGCTCGAACGCGGTGAACGCGTACGCAAGCCGATCGCATGGGGTGATCGGCTTTACTGTGTCTATGCCGTACAGCATGCGACCGAGGTCGGGGTGTCCGCGGCCGCTGGAATCGGCTGGGTCCTGCGTGATGATGGTTCCGGCGCAGGGCTTTTCGTGGAGCACGAAGCGGAGACACCCGAGGAGGTCGAGCATTTGATCCGAACCAGCCTACACGATATGACCGCTAATCGCCCCGAAAGCTTTGGGCCCGTTCAGCTTTCGATCACCGCGACGAGGTGCGCCGGGGACCCGGCCTGCGCGTTGGTGCTGGCGGCCTATCACACGACACCGTGGAGCTGAGATGGTCGAACCCGAGCCTCGAGTCACCATCGAGACCGAGATTCCCGAAGACCAGATCGAGCAGTTCGCCAAGCTCTACGAGGACGCTTTCGGCCCGATGCGTACCCGGGCGGTCGCGCGGCAAGTGTTGCATCCCGAGGAATTCCACGCCGAAATGGTCGACCCCCGCATACAAAAACATGTGGCGCGCAACACAACCGGCGAGCCGATCGGTCTCACTACGCTGACCCGGCATCTGGAAACAGTGCCGTGGATCAGCCCGGATTACTTCCGGGCGCGTTTTCCCGAACACGCCGCCCGAAACGCGATCTACTATGGGGGTTTCACTCTTGTGACCCCAAGTGCACGACAAGGGGCCACATTTCATGCCATGATCAAATCAGTTGTCCAGGTTTTGGTGGCCGAGCGCGCCGCGGTCGGTTGGGACATCTGCTCATACAACAACACTCACCGATCGATCATCGACCGCATGCGGGCGATGGGCGACCGGCTGGCGAACGTCGAAGTCGCGGTGGAGGATTCTCAGACCTATTACGCCGCGCTGTTCACCGAGGACGGAGCGACCAAGGGGGGCTGATGACAGTCAGCGAAGAGCAAGCGACGAACGAACCAATTTTCTTCGGAATGCCCTGGTGCGCGCTGCTTCTGGTAGGCGCATCCGCGATGATCGCCCTGCCGCTGGTCATCGATTCCCAGGCCCTGGCGTTGCTGACCGTGCTGGTCGTCGTCGGGTCCGCACAGGTCATGATCGCGATCGGGCTGCGGCGGCACCGGCCCGCCCAACCGCTGCCCTGGTACCTGCTGTTCGTATCGGCAGGACTGTCCGGCGTGGGGACCGCACTTCGCGAATTCACCTCGGATTCAGTGAGTCCGTTCGACGATTTATTCACCCTGGCAGGGTATTGCGGTATCGGGGTCGCCGCGACGCTCTGGCTCCGGCCGCGCCAAGTCCGCGGAAATTACGATCTGCTGCTCGATTCCGCGCTGATCGGACTCGGCGCACTCCTGGCGTCCTGGACATTCCTGATCTCACCAATCCTGCAAACGGGCGCGAACACGGCCGATACCGCCGCCGCGGCCATCTATCCGGTGCTGGACGCGTTGCTACTCACCCTGGTCGCGCATTCGGTGGCCACCTCGGCGCGGTCGGATACCTCCCTGCGGCTACTGCACGTCGCGCTGTTCGCCATGCTGGTCGGCGATCTCGGCTACAGCCTCGACACCGTCGGCACCGCCACCTTCGGGCACGAGGTGCTGGTAACGCCGCTGCTGATCGGGTACGCGATCGGCGGCGTCGCGGCACTGCACCCGACGATGACCTACATCGGCGGCCAGCGCCGGATCCACCCGCATCATTCCCGGCAGCGGGCCAGTTTCATCGCGGTCGCGCTGATCGTGGCATCCCTGGTGCCGGTGGTGGGTTCGGGCCTGGGCACGGTGGACCGGGTGGTGGTGTCGTCGTTGTTCGCGCTCTTGCTCATCGGGGTGCTGGTGCGCAGCGAGCGGGCGATCCAGCGCAGCCAGCGCAGTGAACGCCGCGCGCAATACCAGGCCGACCACGACATGCTCACCGGCCTGCTGAACCGAGCCGCACTGCTGCGCGCCCTCAACCGCAACAGCGAGCACTGGGCCGGGCAACCGCTGTGCCTGCTGTTCATCGACCTGGACGGCTTCAAGGGCGTCAACGACAGCTACGGGCACGCGGTCGGCGACGAGCTGATCGCCAACGCCGCCTCCAGGATTCGGCGGGTGGTGCGCCGCGACGACGTGGTCGCCCGCTACGGCGGCGACGAATTCGTGGTGCTGGCGCCGCTGGGACGGCAGGAGGCCGCGATGCTGGCCGAACGGCTGCTGGGCGCGTTCGTGCGGCCGTTCGAGTTGAGCGCCGGTGAGGTGCCGATCACCACCAGCGTCGGCATCGCCTGTACCGGCCCGCGCACGTCGGATGCGAGCATCTACGACTTGATCCGGGAAGCGGATTCGGCGATGTACCACGCCAAGGAGTACGGGCTGGGGTACGCCTTCCACGACGATATGCGCCACACCGCCACCCCGGCGAGCACCTGGAAGACCCAGCAGCCGGTCAGTCGCCGTGGCGTCGCGACACCGGCGCCGGCACCCGCGGAAGCCGGGCGCCGGAGTTGGCGCCCGGCTTCCCGGACAACGAGTACCGCGGTCTAACGCTCAGTGAGCCGACACTCAGTCGGCGAGTTCGTCCAGTAGCCGACGGGCCTGTTCGAGTTCGGCCTGTAAAGCGGCGACCTTCTGTTCCTGCACCTGCCGGGCCGCGTCCAGAATGCCCGAAACCACCTCGGCGACTTCGGGATGCAGGATCTTGGCGGCCTGGGCCACCGCGGAGCTCTGCACCGGCAACCCGCGCACCGTGCGCTTCTTGCCGTTGATCACCTCGACGGTCCATTCGCCGTCGGAGGTGCCGTTCAGCGTCACGGTGACCTCGGGGGCCTTCGCCTTGCGGACCGCGGTGGACTTGACCGGCTTGGCGGCGGCCGGTTTCGCGGCAGCCTTGGCATCGGTGCCCGATTCGCCCGATTCCGGCTGCGCGCCAATCGGTTTCATGATGTCTGCCACCGGGGCGGGGGCGGGCTGGTTCGCAGCGCTCGACATGGTCGACGGCTGGGTCACAGTGGATTCCTTCCTGGTTGACTTCGGCTGAGCAGTTCTCGAGCTGGCCGCCTTCTCGGGATTACGCGGCGGCTTGGTCAACGTCACTTCGGTGGGAGAGAAGGACAGTACATCTTTCGATCCGGTCGGGCGGACCTGGAGAAAATCTCCGTCGGCCGGGTCGCCGAGCGCTATCACTTTGCCGGACCGGCCCTCCGGCACGCCGACCGCGGCAGCGGTGAACCACACCATCGGTGGACGGCCGCCTGCGATGTCCGAGGCGATCTGTTGAATCTCCGTGTCCGACAATGGCTTGGGCTTGGTCCTGGGGGACGGCATGATGCACTCCGAGCGGTTTGGTGACTGACTGCGGTTCGTCGTGAAGGGCTGCGTGCACAGATGATGCCGCACCGCACCGACAGATTTGCACCGCGTTGCCGAATCGAGCATTCGCACAGCTGTCCGAAGAGTTGCGCACGCACATATCCCAAGCTTCAGCAAACTCTCAGTTACATTCAAGCCATCGTCCGACGTGAAGACAGCAGGAGGAGTTCCATGCGCAGAATCGCCGGCGTCACACCCCTGGTCATTGCCGCGGTCGTCTCGATCCCGGCGTGCGAACGGGACCAGGACGACGCCGTCGTGCCGGCCGATCTGGTGGGCCAGCACGACATCGCGACCGAGCACGGGGGAACCACGGTGGCGCCTACGCCCGCACCGGTTATCCCGGTCGCGATCGCGAACTGCCAGCGCCGGCGCGAGGTTCGGCCTGCCGCGATCGTCCTCACCTGCGCGGACAACAACATGATCATCGATCGGATCACCTGGGACAGCTGGACCGACACCGGCGCCTTCGGCCGCGGCATGGAGTCGCGCAGCGTGTGCCATCCGGATTGCGCCTCGGCGCCGCGGCAATCGTTCCCGGTCGCCATCGAGCTGACGATGCCGCTCGACGGCATCTTCACCACCCTGACCAAAACCCCCGATGGCGGCGCCCCGGAGGTCCTGCCACTTTCCGGCTAACGCGGTGCTTGTAAAGCGGGGAACCAAATATCGGTGAGCACCTCGGCCGCCTGCGCCGCGGTGACATCGATCGTGCCCTGCATGGCCCAGCGCGTGAAGAACCGTTCCAATTGGGCCACAAGCAGTTCCACGCGAAGCCGGGCCTCGTCTTTGCGGTCGGCGGGCCAGCGCGCCAGATACGAGGTCATGGCATTGGGCAGCGCGAGGATGCCCTGCTTGGCGATCTCCCGGAACTCCGGCTCCAGCGCGGTGGCCTCATCCCAGGCCGGCAGTAGGTCCTTGTATTCCTGGAACCATTCGATGGCGCGCGTCATCCAGGCGACGAACTCCGCGCGCGAACCGGTGTCGAGTACCCGGTCCAGATCCTCATAGAAGTGCAACGCGCTCGGCGCGGTGCTCTGTTCGGCTACCGCGCGCAGGATGTCGAGCTTGCCGGTGAAGTGCAGATAGAAGGTGGCACGGCTGCAACCGACGGCGGCGGCGATGTCGTCGACCCGGACAGACGCGTAACCCTGGCCGCTGAACAGGGCTTTCGCACCCTCGATCAACTTGGCTCTGGTCTGCAGTTTCTGTTCGTCGCGCAAGCTCGCCTTAGTCACACTGGACATCATGTCACTCACTAGACAGCGCGTCTAGCCAGTGTTACTTTGTTGCCTACGTCACTCCGGGACCAACGGCTCTCGGCGACGGCAGCTTTCAGATGAGGATCACCGACTTGACTCCACAGAATTTTCCCCGGGTCTGCGTCATCGGCGCCGGGCCGTCCGGGATCACCGCCGCGAAACGCCTGCACGAGTACGGCATTCCGTTCGACTGCTTCGAGGCCTCCGACGAGGTCGGCGGGAACTGGTATTTCAAGAATCCGAATGGCATGTCCGCCTGCTACCAGAGCCTGCACATCGATACCTCCAAGTTCCGCTTGGCTTTCGAGGACTATCCGGCCCCGGACGACTGGCCGGATTTCCCGCACCACTCGCAGCTGTTCGAGTACTTCAAGAATTACGTGGACCATTTCGGCCTGCGCGACAAGATCACCTTCAACACCAAGGTGACGGCGGCCGAACGCCAATCCGATGGCTCCTGGCTGGTCACCACCAGCGATGGCCGCGCCCGCGGCTACGACGCGCTGATCGTCTGCAACGGGCACCACTGGGATCCCCGGACACCGGACTATCCGGGCAAATTCGATGGCGTGCTGATGCACAGCCACGCCTACAACGACCCGTTCGACCCGGTGGATATGCGCGGGAAGAAGGTCGTGGTGGTCGGCATGGGCAACTCCGGGCTGGATATCGCCTCCGAGCTGTCCCGGCGCTATCTCGCCGAAAAGCTCATCGTCTCGGCCCGGCGCGGGGTGTGGGTGCTGCCGAAATACGTGAACGGCACGGTCGGCGACAAGCGGAGCATGCCCGCCTGGATGCCGCGCAAGCTCGGCCTGAAGCTCCGGCAGCGGTTCGTGCGAAAGTTCCGCGGGGACATGGAGTTCTACGGTCTGCCCAAGCCGGACCACGAGCCGTTCGAGGCGCACCCCTCCGCCAGCGAGGAGTTCCTCTACCGCGCCGGTTGTGGCGATATCGCCTTCAAACCGGCCATCATCGCGCTCGAGGGTTCGCGGGTGCGGTTCGCCGACGACAGCACCGAAGAGGTGGACGTGATCGTCTGCGCCACCGGGTATCACATCAGCTTCCCGTTCTTCTCCGACCCGGAACTGTTGCCCGACAGCGACAATCGACTACCGCTGTTCAAGCACATGATGAAACCCGGCGTGGACAACCTTTTCTATCTCGGCCTGGCCCAGCCACTTCCGACGTTGGTGAACTTCGCCGAACAGCAGAGCAAGCTGGTCGCGGCCTACCTCACCGGCAAGTACCTGCCGCCGTCGGAGCAGGAGATGCACACGACCATCGAGGCGGACGAACAAGCCAAACGCGAGCGTTACTACAACTCTCCGCGGCACACGATCCAGATCGAATTCGAACCGTATGTGCGCGACATGATCAAGGAAATGGCCCGGGGCGCCAAGCGTGCCGCGGCCACGGGGAACGCACTGCCGGTCCCCGTTCGCGTTCTCGAGCCGGCGGAGTAGACCGATGACATCGACCACGGGAACCACCGCGGGATCATGCACCGACCAATTCGCCGGTCTCCGAGCGGAATTGGCGAACCAGCTCGCCTCCGGCGCGGAGCTGGGCGCCTCGATCGCCGTCGTCGTCGACGGCGAGCCGGTCGTCGACATCTGGGGCGGTCACCTCGACCTGGAACGCACCCGGCCCTGGGAATCCGACACCATCGTCAACGTCTTCTCCATCAGCAAGACCATGACCGCGCTGTCCGCGCTGCTGCTCGTCGACCGTGGCGCGCTGGATGTGTACCAGAAGGTTGCGCACTACTGGCCAGAATTCAAGGCAAATGGCAAGGGCGACATCGAGGTTCGGCACATCCTCGGTCACACCTCCGGAGTGTCGGGGTGGCAGCCACCGATCGAGATCGCGGACATCTACGACGCCGAGGCCGCCGCCGCGCGGCTGGCCGCCCAGCCACCGTGGTGGGCGCCGGGTACCGCGTCGGGCTACCACTGCCTCAACTACGGGCACCTGGTCGGCGAAGCGGTACGTCGCATCACCGGACGCACGCTGGGCGCCTTCTTCGCCGACGAGCTGGCCGGGCCGCTGGGCGCGGATTTCCACATCGGCACCGGTCCCGAACATCGGGAGCGCATCGCGACGTTGATCCCGCCGCCCGCACTGGAATTCGATATGTCGCTGCTCGATCAGGAAAGCATCCTGGTCAAGACGCTCACCAGTCCCCTGCTCGACGTCGAGGCCATGACACCGACACCGGAGTGGCAGCAGGCCGAAATCGGCGCGATCAACGGGCACGGCAACGCCCGTTCGGTGGCCCGGTTGCAATCGCTGGTCTCCAACGGAGGCACCCTCGACGGACGAGAGTTCCTGTCCGGCAAGACCATCGATCTCATCTTCGAACAGCAATCCGACGGCCTCGACCATGCGCTGATGGTGCCGCTGCGGTTCGGCATCGGCTACGGGCTGCCGCAGCGGCAGACCGCGCCGGAGGTCCCGGAGGGCCGGGTGTGCTGGTGGTCCGGGTACGGCGGGTCCATCGTCGTCAACGACCTGGATCGCCGAATGACCTTCGCCTACACCATGAACAAGATGGAACCCGGGATCATCGGGTCGGCCCGGGCGGATGCGTATCTGCGGGCCACCTACGCGGCGGTGACCGCATGAGAGCGCTACAGCTGACCGGACCCGGCACCCTCGAGATGCGTGAGATTCCGGTTCCCGACATCGGCCCGACCGACTTGCTGCTGCGCGTCGGCGCCGCCGGCATCTGCCATTCCGACCTGCATGTCCTGCAGCTTCCGTTCAAACTCCGGGACGATCCACTCACCCTCGGGCACGAGATCGCCGGAACCATCGAGGCGGTCGGCGGCAATGTCGACGGCCGGACCGTCGGCGAACGCGGATTGGTCTACCTGTGCTGGTCCTGCGGGACCTGCCGGGAATGTGTGAGCGGCAACGAGAATGTGTGCCTCGCCGCCGGCCGGGTGGCGATGCCACCTTGCCCCGGGCTCGGTCCCGACGGTGGCATGGCCGAGTACATCCGCATTCCCGCAAGCTCTTTCGTGCCCATCGGCGATCTGGACTTCTTGCAGGCCGCGCCGCTCGCGGACGCCGCGCTCTCCAGCTACCACGCGATCGAAGGCGCCCGGGCACAGCTGCGGCCGGGCTCGACGGCGGTGGTCATCGGCATCGGCGGGCTGGGACATGTCGCGGTGCAGATCCTTACCGCCACGACCGCCACCCGCGTCATCGCTGTCGATATCGCCGCGGAGAAGCTGGAACTGGCGGCCCGCTGCGGCGCGGCCGAAGGCCTGCTGTGCGACACCGGCACCGCCCAGGCGATCCTGGATCGCACCGGCGGACGCGGCGCCGACGCGGTGTTCGATTTCGTCGGCATCGATTCGACCGCGAACCTCGCCGTCGAATCGGTAGCGCCCAACGGCGCCTACCGGATGATCGGCCTCGGCGGCGGCGCACCGGAGATCACCGCGGGACCGGCCGGCGGCCCGGGCTGGCCGTGGGGCGCTTCGGTACGAAAGTCCTACGGCGGCACCAAATCCGATTTGATCAGTTCGGTGGCGCTGGCCCAATCCGGCGCGGTGCGGGTCGAAGTCGAACGCTTCGATCTGGCCGACGGCCGCGAAGCTTTGGACCGCTTGGACAAAGGGCTCATCCAAGGCCGCGCCGTCCTGGTGCCCTGACCAGATTTCGCTGCACAGCATTGCTAGCCAAGAGGAAGTTTCATGACCAAACCTGTTGACCTCCAGGCGATGGCGGCCCAGATCGCCGGACGCTTGACCGGCCCGGGCGGGCCCTTCGAAATCGCCGTCGAAGATGTACTCGGCGCGAAGATCCCCGTACTCAAGGACCGCAAGAAGTCGCTGGCCGACGTGCTGGCGGCATCCGCGGCGCTGGGCGACCGCGAGTACCTGGTCACCGAAGACCGCCGGATGACCTACGCCGAGCACAAGACCGAGGCCGTCGCGCTGGCCTGGGCGCTGCAGGAACGCTACGGCGTCCGGCAGGGTGACCGGGTCGGGCTCCTCGCGGCGAACACCATCGAATGGGTGGTGTCCTTCTGGGCGACACAACTTCTCGGCGCCATCGCCGTCGGCTACAACGCCTGGTGGACACCCCGCGAGATCAGCTACGGCCTCGAGCACGCCACCCCCAAGGTGCTGATCGCCGACGCCAAACGGGCGGAGCGGCTGGCCGGGCTGACCACCGATATTCCAGTGCTGACCATGGCGGACAACCTCCCGGCGCTGATCGAGGAGTTCTCCGGCCACCACGACGCACTGCCCGAGGTACAGGTCGGCGAGGACGATCCAGCCGTCATCCTCTACACCAGCGGCACCAGCGGCCGACCCAAGGGCGCAGTACATTCACAGCGAAACCTGTTGTCCGTCATCGACTATCACCGATTCAACGATGCGATGGCCGCGGCGTTCACCGGCGGAACGGACGACGGTGCACCCAAAGGCCGGCGATTCCTGGTCACCTCACCGCTTTTCCATATCGCCAGCCTGCACAACTTGGTGATTCCGCGCCTGGTCACCGGCGACACCTGCGTGATCTACCAGGGCGGTTTCGACGCCGACCGGGTGCTGCGGCTCATCGAAGCCGAACGCATCACCAACTGGGGCGCCATGCCCACCATGGCGACCCGCATGCTCGAAGTCGATCTGTCGAAATACGACCTGTCCTCGCTGGCCGCGTTCTCACTGAACTCCGCGCCGTCCTCGGCGGCGTTGCAGAACAAGCTGCGCGAGCAGCTTCCGGTGGCCCGGACCGCGCTGGTGACCAGTTACGGCATGACCGAATGCTCCACCGCCGCAACCATTGCCGCACCGCAGGAGCTGGCCGCGTTCCCGGATACCGTGGGTCGCCCCGTGATCGGCGTGAGCCTCGAAATCCGGGATGCGGCAGGCGAACCCGTCGCCGAAGGCGTCGAGGGCGAGATCTGTGTCCGCAGCCAGTACGTGATGCTTGGCTACTGGAACGACGACAAAGCCACCGCCGCCGCGATCACCCCCGACCGCTGGCTGCGCACCGGCGATATCGGCATTCTCGAGCAGGGCCGGCTCCGGCTGTCCGGCCGCCGTTCGGATCTCATCCTGCGCGGCGGTGAGAACGTCTACCCGACCGAGGTCGAGCAGGCCCTCGACGAGCATCCGGCGGTCCGCGAGAGCGCCGTCGTCGGCGTGCCCGACGACGACCTCGGCCAGCAGGTCGCCGCGCTGGTCGTGGTCGACAACCCGGACGCCACCACCGAACAGGAACTGACCGCGTTCGCCGAGGAACGGCTCGCGTATTACAAGGTGCCCGCCCGCTGGCGGCTCACCACCACCCCGCTGCCCCGCAATGCCACCGGCAAGGTCATGCGGAGCGGTCTCGAAGTCTGAGAAGCCATGTACGACACCATCATCAAGGGCGGCCGCTGGTTCGACGGCACCGGTGCGCCCTCCGCGGTCCGCCACCTCGGGATCCGGGACGGG encodes:
- a CDS encoding serine hydrolase — encoded protein: MTSTTGTTAGSCTDQFAGLRAELANQLASGAELGASIAVVVDGEPVVDIWGGHLDLERTRPWESDTIVNVFSISKTMTALSALLLVDRGALDVYQKVAHYWPEFKANGKGDIEVRHILGHTSGVSGWQPPIEIADIYDAEAAAARLAAQPPWWAPGTASGYHCLNYGHLVGEAVRRITGRTLGAFFADELAGPLGADFHIGTGPEHRERIATLIPPPALEFDMSLLDQESILVKTLTSPLLDVEAMTPTPEWQQAEIGAINGHGNARSVARLQSLVSNGGTLDGREFLSGKTIDLIFEQQSDGLDHALMVPLRFGIGYGLPQRQTAPEVPEGRVCWWSGYGGSIVVNDLDRRMTFAYTMNKMEPGIIGSARADAYLRATYAAVTA
- a CDS encoding NAD(P)-dependent alcohol dehydrogenase, translating into MRALQLTGPGTLEMREIPVPDIGPTDLLLRVGAAGICHSDLHVLQLPFKLRDDPLTLGHEIAGTIEAVGGNVDGRTVGERGLVYLCWSCGTCRECVSGNENVCLAAGRVAMPPCPGLGPDGGMAEYIRIPASSFVPIGDLDFLQAAPLADAALSSYHAIEGARAQLRPGSTAVVIGIGGLGHVAVQILTATTATRVIAVDIAAEKLELAARCGAAEGLLCDTGTAQAILDRTGGRGADAVFDFVGIDSTANLAVESVAPNGAYRMIGLGGGAPEITAGPAGGPGWPWGASVRKSYGGTKSDLISSVALAQSGAVRVEVERFDLADGREALDRLDKGLIQGRAVLVP
- a CDS encoding class I adenylate-forming enzyme family protein, giving the protein MTKPVDLQAMAAQIAGRLTGPGGPFEIAVEDVLGAKIPVLKDRKKSLADVLAASAALGDREYLVTEDRRMTYAEHKTEAVALAWALQERYGVRQGDRVGLLAANTIEWVVSFWATQLLGAIAVGYNAWWTPREISYGLEHATPKVLIADAKRAERLAGLTTDIPVLTMADNLPALIEEFSGHHDALPEVQVGEDDPAVILYTSGTSGRPKGAVHSQRNLLSVIDYHRFNDAMAAAFTGGTDDGAPKGRRFLVTSPLFHIASLHNLVIPRLVTGDTCVIYQGGFDADRVLRLIEAERITNWGAMPTMATRMLEVDLSKYDLSSLAAFSLNSAPSSAALQNKLREQLPVARTALVTSYGMTECSTAATIAAPQELAAFPDTVGRPVIGVSLEIRDAAGEPVAEGVEGEICVRSQYVMLGYWNDDKATAAAITPDRWLRTGDIGILEQGRLRLSGRRSDLILRGGENVYPTEVEQALDEHPAVRESAVVGVPDDDLGQQVAALVVVDNPDATTEQELTAFAEERLAYYKVPARWRLTTTPLPRNATGKVMRSGLEV